Proteins encoded together in one Lutra lutra chromosome 4, mLutLut1.2, whole genome shotgun sequence window:
- the LOC125097325 gene encoding proline-rich protein HaeIII subfamily 1-like, with translation MDYVASQIAGKEKCIKTFSGRPTPSSAGARRENRALPPTPGRHLAAASPPRPPLPSRPVVSQPPHSRPRPRPLPRGPPPAPAPAPAHSFETPRAGRACGRRVCAVPWGASARARAPRRTPGGGGGRQASRGRPVRPAARLPRLTHSHSRSRAAPHARRHREPHRHLRGAGARATGPPPPPLAPPPHPPLIVSPRSASPSEKITEPPGEGGGERESSPARSLTSRGRRRR, from the exons ATGGACTATGTGGCCTCACAGatagcaggaaaagagaaatgtataaaaaCCTTTTCAG GCCGCCCCACTCCTTCGTCGGCGGGGGCGCGGCGGGAGAACCGAGcactaccccccaccccgggacGTCACCTCGCCGCGGCCTCGCCCCCTCGCCCGCCCCTCCCGTCGCGCCCAGTCGTCTCACAGCCGCCTCACAGCCGTCCGCGCCCCCGCCCCCTTCCTCGCgggccgccgcccgcgcccgcgcccgcgcccgcccACTCCTTCGAGACGCCTCGCGCCGGGCGTGCGTGTGGACGTCGGGTGTGTGCGGTGCCGTGGGGCGCgagtgcgcgcgcgcgcgcgccgcGGCGGacgccggggggcgggggcggccggcAGGCAAGTAGGGGCCGCCCGGTCCGACCCGCCGCGCGGCTCCCGCGGCTCACGCACTCACACTCGCGCTCGCGCGCCGCTCCCCACGCCCGCCGCCACCGCGAGCCGCACCGCCacttgcggggggcgggggcgcgcgcCACcgggcccccgcccccacccctcgcGCCCCCGCCCCATCCCCCTCTCATTGTCTCGCCTCGGAGCGCCTCGCCTAGCGAAAAGATAACGGAACCCccgggagaagggggtggggagagagaaagctcGCCCGCTCGCTCACTCACCTCCCGTGGTCGTCGCCGCCGGTAG